AATCCATATATTTTTAAAAAATATATTATTAGATATTCTCTGAATCAATTTACAAGTATAACTCAAGCGCTTCCTGTTGTCTCAGTCGATTCAATAAATCAACTAATAAAACAATTAGATTTTGAATCGTTTAAAAACGATCCTGCAAGTGACGATTACATACCATTACTAATAAATCTTTTCATTAAAATTCCATTTTTAAAAGTACCTTTTCAAGAAAAAGAATTAGATGATTTAACGAATATAATAAACGGAAAAGTAAATAAATCAACAACTTTTGATGACCTAGAACAGATTCATCAAATATGTTTAAATTCATCAACAACAGACGTGTATAAGTTATTTAGTATTCCCACAAACAAAGATTCAGATGAAGTATAAAATAAAACAAATTTATATTGAAAATTTTAAATTGATAAAAAACGGGATACTGATCGATGACTTTAACAACAAAGATTTTATTATTCTAGATGGTCCAAACGGTTATGGCAAAACAACAATATTTGATGTAATTGAAATTGCTCTAAGTGGTAAAATTCATAGACTAGCATTAAATAATATTGTACATGGTAATCAAGGTGCTGATGATATTGTATATTTAAATGATCAAAATTCTGTCATGAAAATTGTAATTGAATTTGTAAGCAAATTTGATTCAAAAATCATATATGTATACGGTGAACCTGGTGCCAATTTAGGAAAATCTGCAAGACGAATTGACAATTATAACTACTTCAAACGATTTGTATTAGATAGTTTTAATGACCATATTAAAAATATAGACCAATTAAATTCCATTTCACAGGTACAGATAGATCAATGGTTTAATTCTCCAAATAGATTTTATAATTTATATCATTACATCCAACAAGAAGATTCTACATTTTTCCTAAAAATGAAAGAGAATACTCGAATGGACACTTTAGGTAAACTTTTTGATACAGAAAAAGAGGAGCATCAATTCTCTAAAATTAAAAATATTCATCAAGAATTAAAAAATCAAATTTCTATTCTAACCGAAAAAAGGGATAATAATAATAAAGAAATAAGTAATATTCAACTTCTTAATAAAGAAAAAACGGAGTATAATTTAGAATATGAAGAAATTTTTAAATTCTTATTATATCCACCAGAGTGGGATAATGAGATACTTAATGGTTTGAATGATTTAAATGATGAAAATTTATCAAAAAGAGAACTTTATAAAAATGAGATAATTTCCTTAACCAATTTTATAAAAGATTTTCACGAGAACTACTTATATTTTCTACAGTATAATACAAATAAAGAAATTGATCTCAAAATTGAAAATACTGAAAATCT
This genomic window from Mariniflexile sp. TRM1-10 contains:
- a CDS encoding ABC-three component system middle component 1, coding for MIEILKNIFADNNLFDIKNIKIDSEVILDGFLAISNNKARKEYYIIIEVIDLIPLILEQDNLVFKLNDWLKSSENYHTDFNKNTTLIILHKGSIIIEEKIKRQIFEIEENPYIFKKYIIRYSLNQFTSITQALPVVSVDSINQLIKQLDFESFKNDPASDDYIPLLINLFIKIPFLKVPFQEKELDDLTNIINGKVNKSTTFDDLEQIHQICLNSSTTDVYKLFSIPTNKDSDEV